A single genomic interval of Rosistilla ulvae harbors:
- a CDS encoding SH3 domain-containing protein yields the protein MNNLSKILICAVCWASNAVASSPAELLDQAIDAYDAGFAAVDRDQRLRQFRRAELLFDQAAQASDWGNASLCVNLGNAALGAQRVGPAIVAFHRALAIDPGNRQARQNLEHARTLLPDWVPRPDAAATGIGSLIGSLFGASTQRSTDRLFVIAAVAFLVAALLLAVAIRTDRKGLRNLGALIAALWIAVLGVAIWKVQLATPPLAVVILPDTIARAADSINSPARLPEPLPSGAEVQVMEDRSDWLRVRLFDGRDAWLPASSVTRLPG from the coding sequence ATGAATAACCTATCGAAGATCTTGATCTGCGCCGTCTGTTGGGCGTCGAACGCCGTTGCTAGTTCACCAGCTGAATTGTTGGATCAGGCGATCGATGCGTACGACGCCGGCTTTGCAGCGGTCGATCGCGATCAACGGTTACGGCAATTCCGCCGCGCCGAACTGTTGTTCGATCAAGCGGCTCAGGCCAGCGATTGGGGGAACGCCAGCTTGTGCGTCAATCTCGGCAATGCGGCGTTGGGGGCGCAACGTGTAGGGCCCGCGATTGTCGCGTTTCACCGCGCCTTGGCGATCGATCCGGGGAACCGGCAAGCGCGGCAGAATCTCGAGCACGCCCGCACATTGTTGCCCGATTGGGTTCCACGTCCCGATGCGGCGGCAACCGGAATCGGTTCTTTGATCGGATCGTTGTTTGGGGCGTCGACGCAACGGTCGACCGATAGATTGTTTGTGATCGCGGCGGTCGCCTTCCTGGTGGCGGCGTTGTTGCTGGCGGTGGCGATCCGCACCGATCGGAAGGGCTTGCGAAATCTGGGAGCTCTAATCGCTGCTCTCTGGATCGCGGTGCTGGGCGTGGCGATATGGAAGGTTCAACTTGCGACGCCACCGTTGGCGGTTGTGATCTTGCCCGACACGATCGCGCGGGCTGCCGATTCAATCAATTCGCCGGCACGGCTGCCCGAGCCATTGCCCAGTGGGGCCGAAGTTCAAGTCATGGAGGATCGCAGCGATTGGTTGCGGGTCCGTTTGTTCGACGGCCGCGATGCCTGGTTGCCTGCGTCGAGCGTAACGCGTCTGCCCGGTTGA
- a CDS encoding sensor histidine kinase, with protein sequence MHPREDNILLVTRNEGDGAQLTQRAFVIQHPNESRLDTYDLLGLDKTQGADVPAVVWKLMQHDLRAYSVVILDRDFPSGTADGLLARLSPDTTCIVATSNTDMKSSLDALSQKASGSSPSFDTKNSLNELMALVNPAGDARQRVLLSERLASIGLAVASVAHESRNALQRIQTHLDLLRVNEGTPEQRLKDLRSIEEANHCLWNLFQELQEFSAPMHLAREPASLGKVIQDGWASLQGREGWTDAELTLDVSDGECWIDPVRMEQVFRNLMENALDACHDKTLLHIATTDAHWKGRRAQKITVRDNGPGVANDGIQQAFEPFYTTKSKGTGLGLSICRRIVEAHDGWIEIEPPATGGTSFLIVLPIDAPDKDSRDRSK encoded by the coding sequence ATGCATCCACGCGAAGACAACATCTTGCTCGTCACGCGGAATGAAGGCGACGGCGCCCAGCTTACGCAGCGAGCGTTTGTGATTCAGCATCCGAACGAATCACGTCTTGATACCTACGATCTTTTGGGGCTCGACAAAACGCAGGGGGCCGACGTTCCGGCGGTTGTCTGGAAACTGATGCAGCACGATCTTCGAGCGTATTCGGTTGTCATCCTCGATCGCGATTTTCCCTCGGGAACCGCTGATGGCTTGCTGGCCCGGTTGAGTCCCGATACCACATGCATCGTTGCGACAAGCAACACCGATATGAAAAGTTCGCTCGATGCGCTCTCTCAAAAGGCGTCGGGGAGCAGTCCGAGTTTCGATACCAAAAATTCGCTGAACGAGTTAATGGCCTTGGTGAACCCCGCCGGCGACGCTCGCCAGCGAGTGCTTTTGTCGGAGCGTTTGGCATCGATCGGATTGGCCGTTGCCTCGGTCGCGCACGAGAGCCGCAACGCACTGCAGCGGATTCAGACGCATCTCGATTTGTTGCGGGTCAACGAAGGCACTCCTGAGCAACGGTTGAAAGATTTGCGATCGATCGAAGAGGCAAACCATTGTTTGTGGAATCTGTTTCAAGAATTGCAGGAGTTCAGCGCACCGATGCATCTGGCGCGCGAGCCAGCTTCACTTGGCAAAGTGATCCAAGACGGTTGGGCCAGCTTGCAGGGGCGCGAAGGTTGGACGGATGCCGAATTGACGTTGGATGTTTCCGATGGCGAGTGTTGGATTGATCCGGTCCGCATGGAACAGGTCTTTCGCAATCTGATGGAAAACGCACTCGACGCTTGCCACGACAAGACGCTGTTGCACATCGCGACAACCGACGCGCACTGGAAGGGGCGGCGGGCGCAAAAGATTACGGTTCGAGATAACGGACCTGGGGTCGCCAACGATGGCATCCAGCAAGCCTTTGAACCCTTCTACACAACGAAGTCCAAAGGGACAGGATTGGGGTTATCGATCTGCCGGCGGATCGTTGAAGCTCACGACGGCTGGATAGAAATCGAACCACCGGCGACCGGTGGGACCAGCTTTTTGATCGTGCTGCCAATCGACGCGCCGGATAAGGATTCACGCGATCGATCGAAATGA
- the truB gene encoding tRNA pseudouridine(55) synthase TruB yields the protein MFGILNVNKPKGITSRAAVNRVYRAVKPNKAGHAGTLDPLAHGVLLVPIGSASRLVPYLHLLPKRYLASFELGMSSASDDSETEVTEHPELPAPSRVDLEQACAEMQGEILQRPPAYSAIKVEGKRAYKMARQGNLLELPKRPVQIDRITLLHYEFPELVLEIDCGSGTYIRSIGRDLAQSLGTEAIMTALARTAIGPFKLQDATSIDNLTAEAARAALQPAARGVMHMAQTILDDDEVTEIINGRMIPFRALGAGFINDPQEIAALDQAGRLRAILHSRDGGLGPKRVFPASMD from the coding sequence ATGTTCGGAATTTTGAACGTCAACAAACCCAAAGGGATCACTTCTCGGGCGGCCGTGAATCGCGTTTATCGCGCCGTCAAGCCGAACAAGGCGGGGCATGCCGGGACGCTCGACCCGCTGGCTCACGGAGTCCTATTGGTGCCGATCGGCAGCGCGTCGCGATTGGTTCCCTATCTCCATCTGCTCCCCAAACGCTACCTAGCTTCCTTTGAACTGGGGATGTCGAGCGCATCGGACGACTCCGAAACCGAAGTCACCGAGCACCCCGAACTGCCGGCTCCTTCGCGGGTCGATCTGGAACAAGCCTGTGCCGAGATGCAAGGGGAAATCCTGCAGCGACCGCCGGCCTACTCAGCCATCAAAGTCGAAGGCAAGCGAGCCTACAAGATGGCCCGCCAAGGCAACTTGTTAGAGCTGCCGAAACGGCCGGTGCAAATCGACCGGATCACGCTCCTGCACTACGAGTTCCCCGAACTGGTTCTGGAGATCGATTGCGGATCGGGAACCTACATCCGCAGTATCGGACGCGACTTGGCTCAGAGCCTCGGAACCGAAGCGATCATGACGGCGCTGGCTCGCACGGCGATCGGGCCTTTCAAACTCCAAGACGCAACCTCGATCGACAACCTCACCGCCGAAGCGGCCCGCGCCGCCTTGCAGCCCGCCGCTCGCGGCGTCATGCACATGGCCCAAACGATCCTCGACGACGACGAAGTGACGGAGATTATCAACGGTCGGATGATCCCATTCCGCGCGTTGGGGGCAGGATTCATCAACGATCCACAGGAGATCGCGGCGTTGGACCAGGCGGGACGCTTGCGAGCGATCTTGCATTCGCGCGATGGCGGACTGGGTCCAAAACGTGTTTTTCCCGCTTCGATGGATTAA
- a CDS encoding glycosyltransferase yields MNVQSDSPSLPSEDKQRASLSPPSYPKSKVFVVLPAFNEEQALGSLLNNLGEAFADNGWPYEVIVVDDGSGDATADVASQYGFQMPIHLLKHPQNQGLGPTLRDGLREAAELATARDVILTMDADNTHPAGLIDSMVRRIKEGSDIVIASRFRDGAQVVGVPWNRLFLSVGARMLFSMVFPTKGVRDYTSGYRAYRAEAIQAGFACFGDDLVSETGFSCMADVLLKLRSLDRVFSEVPLILRYDQKEGVSKMKVMRTAILTLKLLARHRIAGV; encoded by the coding sequence ATGAACGTTCAGTCAGATTCACCATCGCTTCCGTCCGAAGACAAACAGCGAGCGTCTCTGTCGCCTCCTTCGTACCCAAAATCGAAGGTATTTGTCGTGTTGCCGGCGTTTAACGAAGAACAGGCGCTCGGTTCGTTGTTGAACAATCTGGGCGAAGCGTTCGCCGACAACGGCTGGCCCTATGAGGTGATTGTTGTCGACGATGGCAGCGGCGATGCGACAGCCGACGTCGCCAGCCAGTACGGTTTCCAGATGCCGATTCATTTGCTCAAGCATCCCCAAAACCAAGGATTGGGACCAACTTTGCGGGATGGTTTACGCGAGGCGGCGGAATTGGCGACGGCTCGCGATGTGATTTTGACGATGGATGCCGATAATACGCATCCTGCCGGTTTGATCGATTCGATGGTCCGTCGCATCAAAGAGGGAAGCGACATCGTGATCGCATCGCGTTTCCGCGACGGCGCCCAGGTCGTGGGCGTCCCCTGGAACCGGCTGTTCCTAAGCGTTGGTGCCCGGATGTTGTTCTCGATGGTCTTCCCGACCAAGGGGGTCCGCGATTACACCTCGGGATACCGCGCCTACCGTGCCGAAGCAATCCAGGCAGGCTTCGCTTGTTTCGGCGACGATTTGGTCAGCGAAACCGGATTTTCCTGCATGGCCGACGTGCTTCTTAAACTCCGTTCGCTCGATCGCGTCTTTAGCGAGGTGCCGCTGATCCTGAGATACGATCAAAAAGAGGGGGTCAGCAAGATGAAGGTCATGCGGACGGCAATCCTAACCCTGAAACTGTTGGCACGGCATCGAATCGCTGGCGTTTAA
- the hemL gene encoding glutamate-1-semialdehyde 2,1-aminomutase — protein sequence MPESQAKAITAVGPNSVAAFERACQLMPGGVNSPARAFGAVGGTPLFIESAKGPYLYDVDGRRYLDYIGSWGPMILGHQNPEVVAAIQAAILRGTSYGAPTEAESELAERIIEAVPSIDKVRLVNSGTEATMSAIRVARGYTGREKIVKFAGNYHGHVDSLLVSAGSAAATLGVPDSPGVTKGAGGDTIVLPHNDLAAVEAAFAAHPGQIAAVILEPVVGNMGCVPPNDGYLQGLRDITARDGSVLIFDEVMTGFRVAFGGAQQRYGVTPDMTTLGKIVGGGMPLGAYGGRREIMDQVLPAGKVFQAGTLSGNPVAVAAGNATLKRLKAQPPYEYLEKIGTQLANGLGQAAEAAGLPHQVQQVGSMLTLFFNGSPVTNWEQSDRNDRQQYAAFFWGLIRRGVYPPCSQFEAMFLSETHTEAMIDETIAAAKEVLQEIAASA from the coding sequence ATGCCAGAATCCCAAGCGAAAGCCATCACCGCCGTAGGCCCGAACAGTGTAGCCGCCTTTGAGCGCGCGTGTCAGTTGATGCCCGGCGGGGTCAACAGCCCGGCCCGCGCTTTTGGTGCTGTCGGCGGAACGCCGTTGTTCATCGAATCGGCCAAAGGGCCCTATCTGTACGATGTCGATGGCCGTCGCTATTTGGACTACATCGGTTCCTGGGGCCCCATGATTTTGGGGCATCAGAATCCGGAAGTTGTCGCTGCGATTCAGGCAGCTATTTTGCGAGGGACCAGTTACGGGGCACCGACGGAAGCCGAATCGGAGTTGGCCGAACGGATCATCGAAGCGGTTCCGAGCATCGACAAAGTGCGGCTCGTCAATTCGGGAACCGAAGCGACGATGAGTGCGATCCGCGTCGCTCGAGGTTACACCGGACGGGAGAAGATCGTCAAGTTCGCGGGCAACTACCACGGCCACGTCGACAGCCTGTTGGTCTCCGCCGGAAGCGCCGCGGCGACGCTGGGCGTTCCCGATTCGCCAGGTGTGACCAAGGGAGCCGGTGGCGACACGATCGTTCTGCCGCACAACGACCTGGCGGCGGTAGAAGCTGCGTTTGCCGCGCACCCCGGCCAGATCGCCGCGGTGATCTTGGAACCGGTTGTCGGCAACATGGGATGTGTGCCACCGAACGATGGATATTTGCAAGGCCTCCGCGACATCACGGCGCGGGACGGATCGGTGTTGATCTTCGATGAGGTGATGACCGGCTTTCGAGTCGCCTTTGGTGGCGCTCAGCAACGCTACGGCGTGACGCCCGACATGACGACGCTGGGCAAGATCGTCGGCGGTGGGATGCCGCTTGGGGCCTACGGTGGCCGTCGCGAGATCATGGATCAAGTTTTGCCAGCGGGTAAGGTTTTCCAAGCTGGTACGCTCAGCGGCAACCCGGTCGCCGTGGCGGCTGGCAACGCGACGTTGAAGCGTTTGAAGGCTCAACCGCCTTATGAATACTTGGAAAAGATCGGCACGCAGTTGGCCAACGGTTTGGGACAGGCAGCCGAAGCGGCGGGGCTGCCGCATCAAGTTCAGCAGGTTGGCAGCATGTTGACGCTCTTCTTCAACGGTTCGCCCGTCACAAATTGGGAGCAATCCGACCGCAACGATCGTCAGCAGTACGCTGCATTTTTCTGGGGTCTGATTCGCCGCGGCGTCTATCCGCCGTGCAGTCAATTCGAAGCGATGTTCCTGTCGGAAACACACACCGAAGCGATGATCGACGAAACGATCGCGGCGGCGAAAGAAGTGTTGCAGGAAATCGCCGCGAGCGCTTAG
- a CDS encoding galactose-1-phosphate uridylyltransferase, which translates to MSEVRRDPLTDAWVIVAPNRDHRPDEMVEAQLSGSTVIACPFCAGNEQLTPDPTFTILDDEDDPESWSVRVVPNKYPAVKSCNGQVSPEALVHSQAFEAFALTGGHEVFIESPLHVYSLTELSESRMIDVFSAYLNRMRYWRERDDVDYHILFKNVGAAAGASLRHTHSQLIATSVMPGSISALMSRLGEHHGKTGECLVCSMSGEEQTSGMRIIATTEHFVAMCPFASRVPYLMRLIPRNHQDSFEAIEQPQLVDLAMLVRKLLKLVESILTPAAYNFIIHTRPTAFHDTAAFHWWMEIFPRVTKLAGFEWGSDCYINPVLPEAAATHLRSLSRQLERGSKKGAKKKPFAS; encoded by the coding sequence ATGAGCGAAGTTCGACGCGATCCTTTAACCGATGCTTGGGTGATCGTTGCGCCCAACCGTGACCATCGTCCCGACGAAATGGTCGAAGCTCAATTGTCTGGCAGCACGGTGATCGCTTGTCCGTTTTGTGCTGGCAACGAACAACTGACACCCGATCCCACCTTCACCATCCTCGACGACGAGGACGATCCCGAAAGCTGGTCGGTCCGCGTTGTGCCCAACAAGTATCCTGCCGTGAAATCATGCAACGGCCAGGTCTCTCCCGAAGCTTTGGTTCACAGCCAGGCCTTTGAGGCGTTTGCATTGACCGGCGGGCACGAGGTGTTTATCGAATCGCCGCTGCATGTTTACAGCCTTACCGAACTGAGCGAATCGCGGATGATCGACGTCTTTTCGGCCTACCTGAATCGGATGCGTTACTGGCGTGAACGCGACGATGTCGATTATCACATCCTGTTCAAAAACGTTGGTGCCGCCGCCGGAGCTTCGCTGCGTCACACGCACAGCCAATTGATTGCGACCAGTGTGATGCCCGGTTCGATCAGCGCCCTGATGTCCCGATTGGGAGAGCACCATGGAAAGACCGGCGAGTGCCTGGTTTGCAGCATGTCGGGCGAAGAGCAGACCAGTGGAATGCGGATCATCGCGACGACCGAGCACTTCGTTGCCATGTGCCCCTTCGCCAGCCGCGTCCCCTACCTGATGCGGTTGATTCCTCGCAATCATCAAGACTCATTTGAAGCGATCGAACAGCCGCAATTGGTCGATCTGGCGATGCTCGTGCGGAAGTTGCTGAAACTGGTCGAAAGCATCCTCACACCGGCAGCCTACAACTTCATCATCCACACCCGGCCGACAGCGTTTCACGATACTGCGGCGTTCCATTGGTGGATGGAGATCTTTCCCCGAGTCACCAAACTCGCCGGCTTTGAATGGGGTTCGGATTGTTACATCAACCCGGTTCTCCCCGAAGCCGCAGCCACGCACTTGCGGAGCCTGTCGCGACAATTGGAACGCGGATCGAAAAAGGGAGCGAAGAAAAAACCGTTTGCCAGCTGA
- a CDS encoding BatD family protein, producing MLFSAVVWGQDEIQTKLGAEPGPYFVGLPVTIQLTAAGLSERSVPEVEVESDNDVLRWTLVATNPTSIRFNNNGRIASQTKYDFVFRFTASRPGQWEIGPFVIKDGSLRKRVDAVKINFEEVPTTDEMQIHLRVPEGPFFPEQRVPVEIEWWYAGDLANTGVSISSPLFDTFKFEDEKPTNVREALLPIDTAEGSVDLQATVREEEVDGKRFRVFRAKRTMIPDRVGTFTIDPIQVTIRHRVIGRRQRRDDSGFGFGFIDRVEKYVKSIEAFRAVGEPKTIVIGGFPKAGQPESFSGAVGKGFSIDVTADRTVVRVGDPIRLNVRLRGSGNLKGASLPPLSADGGMDPKRFRLPSGDIPGQLGEDEKTFSVAVRVEDESVSEIPSIAYSWFDTDAKQYRTARSAPIALRVMPADMISAEDVVSASPDPSSEGAGESVGSNSGPATETVAAQKRYSLSGADLAIESNPAELLSTATQSVSPVIVQTGAYLTGIAMVLLALVDRRRSQADPIAAQRRRVASEQTAAIVAAAGKPQRQGANEVAAALRALLASQPEFERASTEALIGQCEALVYQPVSEGNDSLSPDLVEQAKQLAIRFRKEAQ from the coding sequence ATGCTGTTTTCCGCAGTGGTTTGGGGGCAAGACGAGATTCAGACGAAGCTGGGGGCCGAACCGGGACCCTATTTCGTCGGCTTGCCCGTCACGATCCAATTGACCGCCGCCGGGTTGTCCGAACGCAGTGTGCCCGAGGTGGAGGTCGAGAGCGACAACGATGTGCTGCGTTGGACGTTGGTAGCGACCAACCCAACATCGATCCGGTTCAACAACAATGGACGGATCGCATCGCAGACGAAATACGATTTTGTCTTCCGGTTCACGGCCAGCCGACCTGGCCAATGGGAGATCGGGCCGTTTGTGATCAAGGATGGTTCGCTGCGGAAGCGTGTCGATGCGGTGAAGATCAATTTTGAAGAGGTGCCGACGACCGACGAAATGCAAATTCATCTGCGCGTCCCCGAGGGGCCATTCTTTCCCGAGCAACGCGTCCCGGTCGAAATCGAATGGTGGTATGCGGGGGATTTGGCCAACACCGGTGTTTCGATCTCCTCGCCACTGTTCGACACATTTAAGTTCGAAGATGAAAAGCCGACCAACGTGCGCGAGGCGCTGTTGCCGATCGATACCGCCGAGGGGAGTGTCGATTTGCAGGCTACCGTTCGCGAGGAGGAGGTCGATGGAAAACGGTTCCGCGTCTTTCGCGCGAAACGGACGATGATTCCCGATCGCGTGGGGACCTTCACCATCGATCCGATCCAGGTGACGATTCGACATCGCGTGATCGGACGGCGTCAGCGCCGCGACGATTCCGGGTTTGGGTTCGGGTTTATCGATCGAGTGGAGAAGTACGTCAAAAGTATCGAAGCGTTTCGGGCGGTCGGGGAACCGAAGACGATCGTGATCGGAGGGTTCCCCAAAGCGGGACAGCCGGAGAGTTTTTCCGGTGCGGTGGGCAAAGGGTTTTCGATCGATGTGACGGCAGATCGAACCGTTGTTCGCGTGGGCGATCCGATTCGCTTGAACGTTCGATTGCGAGGCAGTGGGAATCTCAAGGGGGCCAGTTTGCCGCCGCTGTCGGCTGATGGTGGCATGGATCCGAAGCGGTTTCGACTCCCCAGCGGGGATATACCCGGCCAGTTGGGCGAGGATGAGAAGACCTTTTCTGTTGCGGTCCGCGTGGAGGATGAATCGGTCAGCGAGATTCCGTCGATCGCCTATTCCTGGTTCGATACCGATGCCAAGCAGTACCGCACCGCGCGTTCGGCACCGATCGCCCTGCGGGTGATGCCGGCCGATATGATTTCGGCAGAAGATGTGGTCTCGGCCAGTCCCGATCCGTCGTCGGAAGGGGCCGGCGAATCGGTAGGTTCCAATAGCGGTCCCGCCACCGAAACCGTAGCAGCTCAGAAACGATATTCGCTCAGCGGAGCCGACTTGGCGATTGAATCGAATCCCGCGGAGTTGTTGTCGACCGCGACACAATCCGTTTCCCCCGTGATCGTGCAGACGGGGGCCTATCTGACAGGCATCGCGATGGTGCTGTTGGCGCTTGTCGATCGGCGCCGCAGCCAAGCCGATCCGATTGCGGCCCAGCGACGCAGGGTTGCCAGCGAGCAGACCGCAGCGATCGTCGCGGCGGCGGGGAAGCCGCAGCGCCAGGGGGCAAACGAGGTGGCGGCGGCGCTGCGTGCATTGCTCGCCTCGCAACCCGAGTTCGAGCGGGCGAGTACCGAAGCGTTGATCGGCCAATGCGAGGCGTTGGTCTATCAACCGGTTTCTGAAGGAAACGATTCACTGTCGCCCGATCTGGTCGAACAAGCGAAGCAGTTGGCAATCCGATTTCGCAAGGAAGCTCAATGA
- a CDS encoding DUF1501 domain-containing protein — MSCNNIIRPDSRRKFLQTAGSGFGALAFSALTGQALLPERSVSAAAAKIPHYLGRAKSVIWLFMEGGPSHLDLFDPKPLLNELAGQSLPESFDKPVTAMGEVNSPLLESKRKWAQHGESGLWISDWLPKHSEIADDLCVIRSCVSDGINHAGGVSQMNTGSVFGGRPSLGAWVSYGLGTENENLPGFVVIKDTKSMVVNGVRAWGAGFMPASYQGVLFESGEQPIANLNRPPGMSESRQLQKLAFLNELNQQHYASRQSNTDLEARIRSYELAYRMQSSAPEAIDLADEPQETLELYGMDRKETKTFGRQCLMARRLAERGVRFIQLYHGAGSKWDSHSKMESNHSRLCNAVDQPIVGLIKDLKQRGLLDETLVIWGGEFGRTPMSEKGDGRDHNPTGFTMWMAGGGVRGGQTIGATDELGLFAIEDKLHVHDIHATTLRLMGLDHTKVVYMHKGRPERIDQNEGHVHKGIVSPS, encoded by the coding sequence ATGAGCTGCAACAACATCATTCGCCCCGATTCGCGTCGCAAGTTCCTTCAAACGGCGGGCTCAGGTTTTGGTGCGCTGGCGTTTTCGGCACTCACTGGGCAAGCGTTGCTGCCCGAACGCAGCGTCTCGGCTGCGGCTGCGAAGATCCCTCATTATCTCGGTCGCGCCAAAAGCGTGATCTGGTTGTTCATGGAGGGTGGTCCGAGTCATCTGGATCTGTTCGACCCCAAGCCGTTGCTGAACGAACTGGCTGGGCAGAGCTTGCCCGAGAGCTTCGACAAGCCGGTCACGGCGATGGGCGAAGTCAATTCACCGTTGCTGGAATCGAAGCGGAAGTGGGCGCAACACGGCGAGAGCGGGTTGTGGATCTCCGATTGGTTGCCAAAGCACAGCGAGATCGCCGACGATCTGTGCGTGATCCGGTCGTGCGTTTCCGACGGCATCAACCATGCCGGTGGCGTATCGCAAATGAATACCGGGTCGGTCTTTGGCGGTCGCCCCTCGCTGGGCGCATGGGTCTCGTACGGCCTGGGAACCGAAAACGAAAACCTGCCAGGGTTTGTTGTCATCAAAGATACCAAATCGATGGTCGTCAATGGCGTCCGCGCCTGGGGCGCGGGATTCATGCCAGCATCTTACCAAGGGGTGCTGTTCGAATCGGGCGAACAACCGATCGCCAACCTGAACCGCCCGCCGGGAATGTCCGAATCGCGGCAATTGCAAAAGCTGGCGTTCCTGAACGAACTAAATCAACAGCATTACGCATCGCGGCAATCCAACACCGACCTGGAAGCAAGAATCCGCAGCTACGAATTAGCCTATCGCATGCAATCGTCAGCTCCCGAAGCGATCGATCTAGCGGATGAACCGCAGGAGACGCTGGAACTGTACGGCATGGACCGCAAGGAGACGAAGACCTTTGGGCGGCAATGCTTGATGGCTCGTCGACTGGCCGAACGAGGAGTCCGGTTCATCCAGTTGTATCATGGTGCGGGCAGCAAATGGGACAGCCATTCCAAGATGGAATCCAACCACTCGCGATTGTGCAACGCGGTCGATCAACCGATCGTCGGTTTGATCAAAGACCTCAAACAGCGCGGCCTGCTCGATGAGACGTTGGTCATCTGGGGCGGTGAATTTGGTCGCACACCGATGAGCGAAAAGGGCGACGGACGCGATCACAATCCGACCGGCTTCACGATGTGGATGGCTGGCGGTGGCGTTCGCGGCGGGCAAACTATCGGGGCGACCGACGAATTGGGATTGTTTGCGATCGAGGACAAACTGCACGTCCACGACATTCACGCCACGACCCTACGGCTGATGGGACTCGACCACACCAAGGTCGTTTACATGCACAAGGGACGCCCCGAACGAATCGATCAGAACGAAGGGCATGTCCACAAGGGCATCGTTTCCCCAAGCTAG
- a CDS encoding class I SAM-dependent methyltransferase has product MTNLRLFLAASLICVPAFVSAQQASGQATQYLGRVIAQTMSYHGAPWLIRPDRNKEENTDLVMQQLQLREGMTACDLGCGNGYYTLKMARQIGESGKVLAVDIQPEMLNLLKARAQQDGHDNVVPILGEIDDPNLPEGEIDLLLLVDVYHEFSHPEPMLKSIRNSLTDTGVIALLEYRMEDPTVPIKRLHKMSKTQILREYAANDLKLVREFNGLPWQHLMFFARSDSSLPEIKATRWTKSNRDDADR; this is encoded by the coding sequence ATGACCAACCTTCGTTTGTTCCTCGCAGCCTCGCTGATCTGCGTCCCCGCGTTTGTTTCGGCCCAACAAGCAAGCGGCCAGGCAACCCAATATCTAGGACGCGTGATCGCCCAGACGATGTCGTATCACGGCGCCCCGTGGTTGATTCGTCCCGATCGCAACAAAGAGGAAAACACCGATCTGGTGATGCAGCAATTGCAGCTGCGTGAAGGGATGACGGCATGCGATCTCGGCTGCGGCAACGGCTACTACACGCTCAAGATGGCCCGCCAGATCGGCGAATCGGGAAAGGTCTTGGCGGTCGACATCCAGCCCGAAATGCTGAACCTACTGAAAGCCAGAGCCCAGCAGGATGGACACGATAACGTCGTCCCGATCCTTGGCGAAATCGACGATCCGAATCTTCCCGAGGGAGAGATCGACCTGCTGCTGTTGGTCGACGTCTATCACGAGTTCTCGCACCCCGAACCGATGCTCAAATCGATTCGCAACTCGCTGACCGATACCGGTGTTATCGCGTTGCTGGAATACCGCATGGAAGATCCCACGGTCCCGATCAAACGCTTGCACAAGATGTCCAAGACGCAGATCTTACGCGAATACGCGGCCAACGATTTGAAACTGGTCCGCGAGTTCAACGGACTTCCGTGGCAGCATCTGATGTTCTTCGCCCGCAGCGATTCCTCGCTGCCGGAAATTAAAGCGACGCGGTGGACCAAGTCGAACCGCGACGACGCCGATCGCTAA
- a CDS encoding Minf_1886 family protein: MNTGIRAFADLLEHDQRFKFEAYQFVRESLSYAHDVLRVSDDPAFSDEESRHLTGQQLCEACRRYALEQYGFLAKLVLNDWGIYTTSDLGEIVYNLIRIEQMRKSDSDRREDFDDVFVFETAFEPEFESLSTGQV; the protein is encoded by the coding sequence ATGAACACTGGAATACGTGCATTTGCCGATCTGTTGGAACATGACCAGCGCTTCAAATTTGAAGCCTATCAGTTTGTTCGCGAATCGCTTTCGTATGCCCACGATGTCTTGCGAGTCAGCGACGACCCGGCGTTCAGCGACGAAGAGAGTCGGCATTTGACGGGCCAACAGTTGTGCGAAGCCTGCCGCCGCTATGCTCTGGAACAATACGGCTTCCTCGCCAAATTGGTGCTCAACGATTGGGGCATCTACACGACCAGCGACCTTGGCGAGATCGTCTACAATCTGATTCGGATCGAACAGATGCGGAAGAGCGATTCGGATCGCCGCGAAGACTTCGACGACGTCTTTGTCTTCGAGACGGCGTTCGAACCCGAATTCGAATCGCTGTCGACAGGCCAGGTCTAA